The region CCCGTGAGCCGGAGCACCAGGGGATGGGCTGCACGGGGGAGATGGTTGTTTTCACCGATGATCGATACGTGGTGGGCCACGTGGGCGACAGCCGCGTCTACCTCTTCCGGGAAGGTCGGCTTCGGCAGGTGACGAAGGACCACTCGTTCGTCCAGCAACAGGTCGACCATGGGATGATCACTCCCGAGCAGGCGCGGGTTCACCCTTACAGACACATGATTCTTCGGGCGATAGGGATCCAGGCCTCGCTGGCCGTTGACCTAATCTCCGGGAAAGCGTGCCCCG is a window of Candidatus Deferrimicrobium sp. DNA encoding:
- a CDS encoding PP2C family protein-serine/threonine phosphatase, encoding MIRIESAAETDVGLRRSSNEDAFVSAAEHGVLALADGMGGAASGEVASGIFVDTVRERLSAGPPSVLEEAGEFVRKTFLLANQRIRDLAAREPEHQGMGCTGEMVVFTDDRYVVGHVGDSRVYLFREGRLRQVTKDHSFVQQQVDHGMITPEQARVHPYRHMILRAIGIQASLAVDLISGKACP